In Amyelois transitella isolate CPQ chromosome 28, ilAmyTran1.1, whole genome shotgun sequence, the following are encoded in one genomic region:
- the LOC106138072 gene encoding uncharacterized protein LOC106138072, whose amino-acid sequence MEKSLPDILAASFAKIPQRDQPIHPIERNYNARSELPSDVYDYLGNVPYLRGSEDYIKLPKELLEKWFAHTHPTSKTRNKENVDATETSEDVGKNPADSSGDVKNYNEPNTKDDDDVIKSIKRPQINENLNKRGSELAVKQKLFGLIKNVKNSIDTKTAPIQIVHDAYKANRLYKIGYLVSNINRTQDSLTEFYKHIEKNVHSWDVLKTLNAYDQVKTADEFLSKALYILNFVGAPSARYKMNDIKPRDVGTQITRDSKDVHSSLAWSYYDDTL is encoded by the exons ATGGAAAA ATCTCTTCCAGATATCCTAGCAGCATCCTTTGCCAAGATACCTCAGCGAGACCAACCTATTCACCCGATCGAAAGAAATTACAACGCCCGCTCAGAATTACCAAGCGATGTTTACGATTACTTAG GTAACGTACCATACTTACGAGGATCAGAAGACTATATCAAACTACCCAAAGAACTATTGGAGAAATGGTTTGCACACACTCACCCGACCAGCAAAACTAGAAACAAAGAAAATGTGGATGCTACTGAAACGTCTGAAGATGTAGGAAAAAATCCAGCTGATTCAAGCGGTGACGTTAAAAACTATAACGAACCTAATACGAAAGACGATGATGATGTGATAAAAAGCATAAAAAGACCGCAGATAAatgagaatttaaataaaagaggcAGCGAGTTGGCTGTTAAACAGAAACTTTTTggacttataaaaaatgtgaagaaTTCTATTGATACCAAAACGGCGCCGATACAAATCGTCCATGACGCGTACAAAGCGAATAGATTATACAAAATTGGTTATTTGGTCAGCAATATTAACAGGACACAGGATAGCTTGACAGAGTTTTATAAGCACATTGAGAAGAATGTACATTCTTGGGACGTGTTGAAAACATTGAATGCTTATGATCAA GTTAAAACTGCCGATGAGTTCCTGTCAAAAGCCCTTTACATCCTCAATTTTGTTGGTGCACCCAGCGCTAGGTACAAAATGAACGACATCAAACCTCGGGACGTTGGCACCCAG
- the LOC132903646 gene encoding uncharacterized protein LOC132903646, with translation MKSCVLIAALFAATVNGSTYITQITSSPGIYFDQSLDVKFIHDSWNVVTYIDLSHIQPHLDNVEYLFERISKYCVSSQSSSKIQSDCTNSLNSLESQHANNVKKFSSISYLVQVQQTKRSKRGLVDLGGSILKTFFGTLDASDAIIYTDAINQVQSSEKQLAHLMQDNIHVIKSTVSTFNSTMSKIKENESRLNHNLNIIEKAFETLTNSNDKLEMKSQLSLLLHSLEGIIMSLSFDIDDLNNAILFSKMNILHPTVLSPQRLYEELELYKNNIPKHSELPVSLTLQNVHELINVSDIICYLHDNKLIIVVKVPLVLPQTYNLFHSIPLPTPYNSQTPDTYVLIAPNKPYLAITVDRLFYSQFDDVKECKVIQNQCYVCALKNVYSSIANPVCETVLLTDVVQKLPKSCQTKLLHGSIDFFQKITNDRWIFVQSEPGKGHITCEKPYSNVDEILFGTGILHLPKTCQAFYKTLSFSATDTLTSNISISISSYNIVNDDCCVSNKINTSISKLPFVKLNEVNNLDSLLQASLHLNEFEKELNKVQQPTHLEKYSTHYISLIYVITTIILLYLLYKSRKYICSQSSGCCINIYNQCHNKKTKRSVKSIKDISPRPEYTSDSSDKESVRSLPIPTKRNILD, from the exons ATGAAATCGTGTGTCCTGATAGCGGCATT ATTTGCCGCGACAGTGAACGGGAGCACGTATATAACGCAGATAACCAGCAGTCCAGGAATTTATTTCGATCAATCTCTAGATGTTAAGTTTATCCACGATAGTTGGAATGTTGTAACGTACATCGACTTGTCTCATATTCAACCTCATTTAGATAACGTGGAATACCTATTTGAAAGAATTTCTAAATATTGTGTCTCTTCTCAGTCATCATCGAAAATCCAATCAGACTGTACTAACTCTCTTAATTCTCTAGAGTCCCAACATGCTAACAACGTAAAAAAGTTTTCTTCAATATCTTATTTAGTACAAGTGCAACAAACAAAACGTTCTAAACGCGGATTAGTTGATTTAGGAGGCTCgatattaaaaactttcttCGGAACATTAGATGCTAGTGACGCAATTATATACACCGACGCAATAAATCAAGTACAGTCGAGCGAAAAACAGTTAGCACATCTTATGCAAGATAATATCCACGTCATAAAATCAACAGTATCTACATTCAATAGTacaatgtcaaaaataaaagaaaacgaGAGTCGACTAAACCATAACTTAAACATCATAGAAAAAGCCTTTGAAACTCTCACAAATTCAAACGATAAATTAGAAATGAAGTCTCAATTATCTCTGCTACTTCATTCGCTAGAAGGTATAATAATGTCTCTATCTTTCGATATCGATGACCTGAATAACGcaatattatttagtaaaatgaatattttacacCCGACTGTACTCAGTCCACAGCGGCTTTATGAAGAACTTGagctatataaaaacaatatacctaaACATTCCGAGTTGCCAGTATCTTTGACTCTGCAAAACGTTCATGAGCTAATTAATGTATCTGATATCATATGTTATCTCCATGataataagttaattattgTAGTAAAAGTTCCTCTCGTTTTGCCtcaaacatataatttatttcattctatCCCTTTACCTACCCCCTATAACAGCCAGACTCCTGATACTTATGTTCTAATTGCACCTAATAAACCATATTTGGCAATAACTGTAGATAGATTATTTTACTCACAATTTGATGATGTTAAAGAGTGTAAAGTGATACAAAACCAGTGTTACGTATGTGCGTTAAAAAACGTTTACTCGTCTATAGCCAACCCAGTGTGTGAGACAGTACTGTTAACCGACGTAGTTCAAAAGTTACCCAAATCGTGTCAAACAAAACTCTTACACGGCTCTATAGACTTCTTCCAGAAGATAACTAACGACAGGTGGATCTTCGTGCAATCAGAACCGGGTAAAGGACATATAACGTGTGAAAAGCCTTATTCTAACGTAGACGAAATCTTGTTCGGAACTGGTATTTTACATCTACCCAAAACATGTCAagctttttataaaactttatcttTTAGTGCTACTGATACATTAACCTCTAACATATCTATTTCTATATCTAGTTATAATATTGTCAATGACGACTGTTGCGTCTCTAATAAGATAAACACTTCTATTTCTAAGCTACCGTTTGTAAAACTTAATGAAGTAAATAACCTTGATTCTCTGCTACAAGCTAGTTTACATCTAAATGAATTTGAGAAAGAACTGAATAAAGTCCAACAACCCACTCATTTAGAAAAGTATAGCACTCATTATATCTCACTGATTTATGTAATTAcaactataatattgttatacctattatataaaagtagaaaatacatatgttcTCAAAGCTCGGGTTGtt